The sequence GTACGGGTGCACTGCTGGGCATCGCGCTGGTGGCGTTGGGGCTGGTGCTCACGCCCGGCCCGAACATGGTCTACCTGGTGTCCCGCTCGGTGGCGCAGGGCCGCCGGGCCGGGCTGATCTCGCTGCTCGGGGTGGCCGCCGGCTTCGGCGTCTACCTGGTGGCGGCGGTCGCCGGCCTGGCCACCGTCTTCGTCCTGGTGCCGACGCTGTACGCGGTGGTGAAGCTGGCCGGCGCCGGCTACCTGCTCTGGCTGGCCTGGCGGACGCTGCGTCCGGGCGGGCACTCGCCGTTCCGGCCCGCGCCGCTGCCGCCGGACCCGCCGCGGCGGCTGTTCACCATGGGCCTGGTCACCAACCTGCTGAACCCGAAGATCGCGATCCTCTACGTGTCGCTGCTACCGCAGTTCATCGACCCGACCCGCGGGCACCTGGCGACGCAGAGCCTGCTGCTCGGGCTGACCCAGATCGCCGTCGCGCTGAGCGTGAACGCGCTGATCGTGCTCAGCGCCGGCGCGCTGGCCGGGTTCTTCGCCCGCCGGCCGGTGTGGCTGCGGGTGCAGCGGTGGGTGACCGGCACCGCGCTCGCCGCGCTGGCCGTCCGCATCGCCGCCGACCGTTCGCGCGCGGCCGTCGCCACTCCCTGACCCGGGGGCGGTCACCGCCCCCGGTGGCGGTCGACCATCCCGGCGGCCAGCGGCGCGGCGTCCAGGTCACCGGCGGCGAGCCGGGCGGCGAGGGTACGGCGGACCAGCCGGTCGGCCAGCGCGGGCGCGTGCCGGCCGACGGCCATCTCCAGCCGGCCGCGTGCGGTGGTCGCCACGTCACGGGGCGCCCGCCGGGCGGTGGCGGTCCGCAGGATCGCCGCGACGACCCCTTCGACGGGCTCGGGGCGGGACACCCCCCGCAGGGACAACCCGGCCTCGGCGGTGCTGTCGTGGATCGGTGAGGCGACCATGCTCGGGTAGACGACGCTCACGCCGACGTGGGTGCCGACCTCGTGGCGCAGCGCGTCGGCGTAGGCGACCAGGGCCCGTTTGCTCACCCCGTACGCGGCGGCGAGCGGGAGCGGCAGCACCGCCATCCGGCTGGCCACGAAGATGACCCGTCCGCGGGCGGCGAGCAGCGGGGGCAGCGCGGCGGCGGTGGTGCGCCAGGCGGCGAGCAGGTTGACCTCCAGTTGCCGGCGTACCACCTCGTCGGGCGGCAACTCGGCCGGCGCGGGACCACCGACCCCGGCGTTGTTGATCAGCAGGTCGAGCCCGCCGAGCCGGTCGACGGCGGCCCGCACCGCCGCCGGCACCGCGTCCGGGTCGGTCAGGTCACAGCCGAGCACCGGCACGTCGTCGTCGGGGCGGGCGTGCAGGTCGAGCCCCACCACCCGGGCGCCGGCCGCGTTCAGCGCGGCGCCGAGGTGGCGGCCGAACGTCCCGCTCGCCCCGGTGACCAGCACCCGCCGACCGGCCAGGGACCGACCGCTCACCGGGGTGCTCCCACCGAGGACGCCGCACCGGAGCGGGCGCGGCGGGTCCCGGCGGTCAACTCCCGGGCCAGTTCGGCCAGGTAGACGTCGAAATCCACCCGCATCGCCGGGCGGCGCTGACCCCAGCGGGCGGTAGCGGCCCGCAGTTCGGCCCGGCAGACGGCGCGCTGCCGCTCCGGGTCCGGCAACGCGTACCGGCCGGCGAGGTGCGCCGCGATCAGCTTGGCCTGCGCCTCGACCAGGGGGAACGCGGAACCGGTGGACTGCATCAACCCGACGAAGCTCAACCCGGGGGCGTCGGGGTGGAACACGTGCCGGTACAACGGCAGGGTGTCGGCGCCCCCGGCGAGCAGCGCCGGGTCGAGGAACGGGACGTCCACCCGGTAGCCGGTGCACCAGATGATCAGGTCGACGCTGTCGCTGCGCCCGTCGGTGAACTCCACCCGGTCGCCGTCCAGGGCGGCGACACCGGGTCGGGCCTCGACGTCACCGTGGGTCAGCCGCGACAGCAACCCGTCGGAGAGCGTCGGATGGTCCTGGAGGAAACCGTGCGTCGGCGCGGGCAGCCCGTAGCGGGCGGGGTTGCCGACGGTGGCGCTGAGCATCGTCTGGCTGATGCGTTGGCGCAGACGCCACGGCAGTCGGCGGGCCAGCGCCCCGTTGAGGGTGTCCGAGGGGCGACCCAGCAGGTACTTCGGCACCACCCAGACGCCCCGGCGCAGCGACAGCAGGGTGCGGGCGGCGGCGTACGAGGCGTCGACGGCGATGTCCATCGCGGAGTTGCCGCCGCCGACGACGAGGACCCGCCTGCCGGCCAACTGCTCCGGGCCCCGGTAGTCGTGGCTGTGGATCTGCTCGGCGGTGCACTCGCCGGGGTAGCCGGGGTCGGGCAGCCGGGGCACCCGGTTGTGCCCGTTGGCGACGACCACGGCGTCGACGCTGACCTCGACCGGGCCGGTCGGGCCGCTGGCGGTCACCGTCCAGGTGCCGGTGGTGTTCCGGGTGACCCGTTCGACGGTGTGGCGCAGTCGGATGGTGTCGGTCAGCCCGAAACGCGTGGCGTAGTCGGCGAGGTAACCGGCGACGCGACGGTGGTCGGGGTAGTCGGGCCAGTCGGTGGGCATCGGATGGTCGGCGAACTGGGTACGACCACGGCTGGTGTTGAGGTGCAGCGTGCGGTACGCGGGCGAGTCGGGCGCCCCGTACACCCAGAGGCCGCCGACCTGCTCGGCGGCCTCGAAGCCGACAGTCGGCACGTCGGCGTCGCGTAGTGCCTTGACCGCGGCGAGCCCGGCGGCGCCGGCCCCGATCACCGCCACCCGCTGTGGTACGCCCATTGCCGCCCCCATTAATCCAACGTCCGATGGATAATCGTCGCGCGGCGGCGGCCCGTCAAGGGGTCGGTGCTCCGTACAGGCCGTCGAGCAGGCGATGCACGAACGCCCGGAACTCGCGCCGTTCCCGGGCGCCGGGCGCGCCCGCGGCCAACGCCACCACGTGCCCGTGCGTCGCCCACACCAGACTCCGTACGGTGATGTGCGGTGTCGGCTCGGCCAGCGCGCCGGCCGCCGCGGCGGCGGTGAGCAGCTCCGCGACCAGCCGGTACAACGGGTCGGCGTAGCGCTGGTCCAGCTCGGCGTGCCGCTGCGGTTCCAGCCAGCGGCGCAGCCACAGCGCGGTGGTCTCGGGGCGGTCCTCCAGGAAGTCGACGAAGACGTCGACCAGCTCGTGCAGGGCCCGTCGCGCCGCGTCGGGGCCCGCGTCGAGAGCGGCGCGGGCCTGCTCGGCGGCCTCGGCCAGCACGTCCCGTTCGGCGGCGAACACCCGGGCGAAGCACGCGTCGTAGAGCGCTGCCTTCGTACCCGTGTGGTGCGCGACGGTGGCGACGTCGACACCGGCGGCGGCGGCGACCTCCCGCAGCCCGACGGCGTCGAAGCCGCGCTCGGCGAAGAGCGCGGTCGCCGCGGTGAGCACCACCTCGCGGGTCGGCCGGGTCTCGTCACGGCGGGGCCGACCCGGGCGGCGGCGGGGCATGGTCATGACCGTCATTCTGCCCCTAGAATCCAGCAACCGTTGGATTGCGGAGAGGATGCGGCGATGACCGGGCTGGACCGGCGGCCCGCGGCCGCCACCGACACGACGCTGCCACGCGGCCCCCTGGCGGGCTTCGCCGCCGGCTCGCTCGGCATGGGCGTCTGGGTGACAGTGCCCGGCCTGCTGCTGCTCTACTTCCTCACCGACGTGCTGGCCGTCGGGCCGTGGCTGGCCGGCCTGGCCCTGCTGCTGCCGAAGATCGCCGACGTCCTGCTGCACCCCTGGGTGGGACACCGCGCCGACGTCGAACAGACCCGACGCGGCGACCGGCGTCGCCTGCTGCTGCTCGGCTGCGCCCTGCCGGTCGCGTTCGCCGCGCTCTTCGCCGTGCCCGGCGGCCTGACCGGCGCGTCGGCGGCCGCGTGGGTGGCGGTGTTCTTCATCGCCGGCAACCTGCTCTTCGCCGCCTACCAGGTCCCCTACCTGGCCACCCCGGCCGACCTGCGCATCGGCTACCACGAACGCACCCGGCTGATGGCCTTCCGGATGATGGTGCTGACAGTGGGCATCCTCGTCTCCGGGCTGCTGGCCCCGCTGCTCACCGGCGGCGACGCCGCGACGCGGGGCGGCTACCAGCGGATGGGCGTGGTCCTCGCCGTGGGGATGCTGGTGGCCATGCTGGTCGGTGTCGCCGGCATCGCCCGGCTGCGCGGGTCCGCGCCGGTGAGCACCGCGGCCGGGCACGGCGGGTGGCGGGCGTTGCGCACGGCGCTGCGCGACAGGCAGTTCCGGTGGCTGGTCGCCGCGTACCTGGCGATGTCCACCACCACCCACCTG comes from Micromonospora vinacea and encodes:
- a CDS encoding LysE family translocator; this translates as MVSTGALLGIALVALGLVLTPGPNMVYLVSRSVAQGRRAGLISLLGVAAGFGVYLVAAVAGLATVFVLVPTLYAVVKLAGAGYLLWLAWRTLRPGGHSPFRPAPLPPDPPRRLFTMGLVTNLLNPKIAILYVSLLPQFIDPTRGHLATQSLLLGLTQIAVALSVNALIVLSAGALAGFFARRPVWLRVQRWVTGTALAALAVRIAADRSRAAVATP
- a CDS encoding MFS transporter yields the protein MTGLDRRPAAATDTTLPRGPLAGFAAGSLGMGVWVTVPGLLLLYFLTDVLAVGPWLAGLALLLPKIADVLLHPWVGHRADVEQTRRGDRRRLLLLGCALPVAFAALFAVPGGLTGASAAAWVAVFFIAGNLLFAAYQVPYLATPADLRIGYHERTRLMAFRMMVLTVGILVSGLLAPLLTGGDAATRGGYQRMGVVLAVGMLVAMLVGVAGIARLRGSAPVSTAAGHGGWRALRTALRDRQFRWLVAAYLAMSTTTHLVLAGVPYYAEYELRAPGLTTVLVAAFVAPALLVTPAWLVVARRVGKQRALLGAQGAFAIGSLVLAVGRPAGLPVLVAAVAVLGVAFAGMQLLPFSMLPDVIRAAGSTGAGTYTGVWTATEATGAALGPYAYALCLTVGGFVASTAGESPVQPDAALAAVRYGFGLLPAVAMLAALLLQRRYTLDATARATS
- a CDS encoding TetR/AcrR family transcriptional regulator yields the protein MTMPRRRPGRPRRDETRPTREVVLTAATALFAERGFDAVGLREVAAAAGVDVATVAHHTGTKAALYDACFARVFAAERDVLAEAAEQARAALDAGPDAARRALHELVDVFVDFLEDRPETTALWLRRWLEPQRHAELDQRYADPLYRLVAELLTAAAAAGALAEPTPHITVRSLVWATHGHVVALAAGAPGARERREFRAFVHRLLDGLYGAPTP
- a CDS encoding SDR family NAD(P)-dependent oxidoreductase, coding for MSGRSLAGRRVLVTGASGTFGRHLGAALNAAGARVVGLDLHARPDDDVPVLGCDLTDPDAVPAAVRAAVDRLGGLDLLINNAGVGGPAPAELPPDEVVRRQLEVNLLAAWRTTAAALPPLLAARGRVIFVASRMAVLPLPLAAAYGVSKRALVAYADALRHEVGTHVGVSVVYPSMVASPIHDSTAEAGLSLRGVSRPEPVEGVVAAILRTATARRAPRDVATTARGRLEMAVGRHAPALADRLVRRTLAARLAAGDLDAAPLAAGMVDRHRGR
- a CDS encoding flavin-containing monooxygenase, which gives rise to MGVPQRVAVIGAGAAGLAAVKALRDADVPTVGFEAAEQVGGLWVYGAPDSPAYRTLHLNTSRGRTQFADHPMPTDWPDYPDHRRVAGYLADYATRFGLTDTIRLRHTVERVTRNTTGTWTVTASGPTGPVEVSVDAVVVANGHNRVPRLPDPGYPGECTAEQIHSHDYRGPEQLAGRRVLVVGGGNSAMDIAVDASYAAARTLLSLRRGVWVVPKYLLGRPSDTLNGALARRLPWRLRQRISQTMLSATVGNPARYGLPAPTHGFLQDHPTLSDGLLSRLTHGDVEARPGVAALDGDRVEFTDGRSDSVDLIIWCTGYRVDVPFLDPALLAGGADTLPLYRHVFHPDAPGLSFVGLMQSTGSAFPLVEAQAKLIAAHLAGRYALPDPERQRAVCRAELRAATARWGQRRPAMRVDFDVYLAELARELTAGTRRARSGAASSVGAPR